The Triticum aestivum cultivar Chinese Spring chromosome 3A, IWGSC CS RefSeq v2.1, whole genome shotgun sequence genome includes a region encoding these proteins:
- the LOC123056774 gene encoding uncharacterized protein, giving the protein MPPPDAATGALSTRVCAFRLHPNVVRNFFVHHNRVKDSSFLSSEDVSRMSGCVIGMKSRRTVEIVDSLDLLLDPVSGTLCRALLEKKEHYKKRFPGSVVLGWYSSGTRSAAMQDIDIQIHKALMDAKGRAFYLLLDPAIKPPQMDLRVCIYDSVLCATDGSPQLNLVKFNCTIEVGVLLKCLFSYRDGAPPKHHSFRMMLLETPSGFAMFSVSARFLQYPEVVYSSFWTIVGHFLFCALLEQAISTLGFIKVDNKSIAWDSVVGPGKDLENLIPKFNFIQPLIVPDAQLKYVFENKLKLICWLDARIVREMTWRLKYVLGEFVPEEKDNLTNEYHLPLSKELEKKVKACGFSVSPRTIDREFITTIGYMYILELTSDSLFVFLHHKFNDCFYGRHMSDLEFAKAIADRLHFSEEIIPNYGEYSKQDILRFTEIFLAAPDLKNDAMSHLKLMEAAASEDPLAVPDKKNSCLRKEEDDRPKKPGTRKRRAAESAFKMHASNKKAKVATPPSQKTGDNKGAVHVATLHPAKKMGKTLASRAGQKAWGSRLSRHSWVWLGLGPARRSNKPSASL; this is encoded by the exons ATGCCACCGCCTGACGCGGCCACAGGCGCCCTCAGCACACGCGTCTGCGCCTTCAGGCTGCACCCCAATGTCGTCCGCAACTTCTTCGTGCACCACAACCGCGTCAAGGACAGTAGCTTCTTGTCGTCGGAGGATGTCTCGAGGATGTCTGGGTGCGTCATCGGGATGAAGAGCAGGCGGACGGTTGAAATCGTGGACAGCCTGGACCTCCTGCTCGACCCCGTCTCAGGAACCCTCTGCCGCGCCTTGCTGGAGAAGAAGGAGCACT ACAAGAAGCGCTTTCCTGGCTCCGTCGTCCTAGGGTGGTACTCTTCTGGGACTCGGAGCGCCGCCATGCAGGACATCGACATCCAAATCCACAAGGCC TTGATGGATGCTAAGGGAAGAGCTTTTTATCTTCTATTAGATCCTGCAATCAAGCCCCCGCAGATGGATCTCCGTGTATGTATTTATGACTCTG TGTTGTGCGCTACCGATGGGAGTCCTCAGCTCAACCTTGTCAAATTTAACTGTACCATTGAGGTTGGTGTTCTCCTCAAGTGTTTGTTTAGTTATAG AGACGGTGCACCTCCTAAGCATCATTCATTTAGGATGATGCTGCTTGAAACTCCGTCAGGTTTTGCCATGTTCAGTGTTTCAGCGCGATTTCTTCAGTACCCTGAG GTTGTTTATTCTAGTTTTTGGACTATTGTTGGGCATTTCCTGTTTTGTGCTCTTTTAGA GCAGGCTATCTCCACCCTTGGTTTCATTAAGGTTGATAACAAATCTATTGCCTGGGATAGTGTTGTTGGTCCCGGTAAGGATCTGGAAAATCTCATCCCAAAATTCAATTTTATACAACCGTTGATCGTTCCGGACGCACAACTTAAGTATGTTTTTGAGAACAAACTT AAACTCATTTGTTGGCTTGATGCACGCATTGTTCGTGAGATGACGTGGAGACTAAAGTATGTCCTGGGTGAATTTGTACCTGAAGAAAAGGACAATCTAACTAATGAATATCATCTTCCGCTGAGCAAGGAATTGGAGAAGAAGGTAAAAGCATGTGGATTCAGTGTCTCACCACGAACG ATTGACAGAGAGTTTATAACCACTATTGGTTACATGTACATACTAGAATTAACTTCAGATAGTCTCTTTGTGTTCTTGCACCATAAATTTAATGACTGCTTTTATGGGCGTCACATGTCTGACCTCGAGTTTGCAAAAGCTATTGCAGACCGTCTCCATTTCTCCGAG GAAATTATACCAAACTATGGCGAGTATAGCAAACAAGATATACTGAGATTCACCGAAATTTTTTTGGCAGCTCCTGATTTGAAAAATGATGCTATGTCACATCTCAAGCTAATGGAGGCAGCAGCTAGTGAAGATCCTTTGGCGGTTCCTGACAAGAAAAATTCATGTCTCAGAAAAGAGGAAGATGATAGACCCAAG AAGCCAGGGACAAGGAAGAGGAGAGCAGCTGAAAGTGCGTTCAAGATGCATGCTTCCAATAAGAAGGCAAAGGTCGCAACACCGCCGAGCCAGAAGACAG GTGACAACAAGGGGGCTGTCCATGTGGCGACCTTGCACCCGGCAAAGAAGATGGGCAAGACCCTTGCAAGTAGGGCTGGACAGAAAGCTTGGGGCTCAAGGCTTTCGAGGCACAGCTGGGTTTGGCTCGGGCTCGGCCCGGCTCGAAGGTCCAACAAGCCAAGCGCAAGCCTCTGA
- the LOC123057872 gene encoding uncharacterized protein, which yields MATTNELSMKLLIDTKSQKVCFAEAGSDVVEFLSGLLSLPLGTVTTLLTKERMVGSIGNVVGSMEKLDANYKSKELRLSPEVGPAMLSRLQQLLSAQLTNGDVTHRNTRNSYNEHSSEYAAAMLAPARAYGNVAPAAAATTTVLPASTYTVRDDLSVTPASFFTTIPMLGITRFAQCGVKDFSVMQEKTVKIGKEEALGILATSLKSKTVLTDVFLPKKNARCKREPPEEVIQL from the exons ATGGCGACCACCAATGAGTTATCGATGAAGCTCCTGATCGACACCAAGTCTCAGAAGGTGTGCTTTGCCGAGGCCGGCAGCGACGTCGTGGAGTTCCTCTCCGGCCTCCTCTCCCTGCCGCTGGGCACCGTGACCACCCTGCTCACCAAAGAGCGCATGGTGGGCAGCATCGGCAACGTGGTCGGCAGCATGGAGAAGCTGGACGCAAACTACAAGAGCAAGGAGCTGCGCCTCAGCCCGGAAGTTGGCCCTGCCATGCTCTCCCGCCTGCAGCAGCTGCTGAGCGCGCAGCTCACCAACGGCGATGTCACACACCGTAACACTAGAAACTCGTACAATGAGCATAGCAGTGAATACGCGGCCGCGATGCTCGCCCCCGCCAGAGCCTACGGGAACGTGGCTCCCGCCGCAGCAGCCACGACCACGGTGCTGCCTGCGTCCACATACACGGTCCGGGACGACCTCTCGGTGACGCCGGCGTCTTTTTTCACGACGATCCCTATGCTGGGCATCACGCGGTTTGCACAGTGCGGCGTCAAGGACTTCAGCGTGATGCAGGAGAAGACAGTGAAGATCGGCAAGGAAGAG GCGCTGGGAATACTCGCTACTTCCCTCAAGTCGAAGACCGTCCTGACTGACGTCTTCCTGCCGAAGAAGAATGCTCGCTGCAAGAGAGAACCTCCTGAGGAAGTCATTCAGTTATGA